Proteins encoded together in one Spirochaeta cellobiosiphila DSM 17781 window:
- a CDS encoding HD domain-containing protein translates to MIIDRDNVIIQTTHFVQQTLKDAEAGHDWWHVYRVWQLAKRIAQEEKVDLFIVELGALLHDIADSKFHQGDEKIGPLLASDFLKSLGVEDSITEQVRMIIQNISFKGGNFEQDFKSPELDVVQDADRLDAIGAIGIARTFNYGGYKGRLLYDPSVPPRLNMSKEEYKNSTAPTINHFYEKLLLLKDRMNTKTGSEMAVKRHEFMETFLDEFYSEWNGES, encoded by the coding sequence ATGATAATAGACCGTGATAATGTGATCATCCAAACTACTCATTTTGTTCAGCAGACCCTGAAGGATGCCGAAGCCGGCCATGATTGGTGGCATGTTTATAGGGTATGGCAATTAGCTAAGAGAATAGCCCAAGAGGAGAAAGTCGACCTCTTTATTGTAGAATTGGGTGCCTTGCTTCACGATATTGCTGATTCCAAGTTTCATCAGGGAGATGAAAAAATTGGTCCTCTTTTGGCCTCTGATTTTCTCAAATCCTTAGGCGTTGAGGATTCCATAACTGAACAGGTAAGGATGATCATTCAGAACATATCCTTTAAGGGAGGGAACTTTGAGCAAGACTTCAAATCCCCTGAATTGGACGTGGTACAAGATGCGGATCGATTAGATGCTATAGGAGCCATCGGTATAGCAAGAACCTTTAATTATGGAGGCTATAAAGGGCGTTTACTCTATGATCCTTCTGTGCCTCCCCGGCTTAATATGTCCAAAGAGGAATATAAAAATAGTACAGCACCGACTATCAATCATTTTTATGAGAAACTTCTTCTTTTAAAGGATAGAATGAATACAAAGACCGGTTCTGAAATGGCTGTCAAAAGACATGAGTTTATGGAGACATTCTTAGATGAGTTTTATAGTGAATGGAATGGGGAAAGTTAG
- a CDS encoding AAA family ATPase — MKKIGLTLGKYAPFHKGHQFVIDTALKEVDELIVIIYDTDLIPIPLQVRAKWIRSLYPQVKVIEAWDGPPEVEDIKVVEKQEEEYVSSLIQGINITHFYCSEYYGDHMSKALGAIDRRVDEKRLHCPISATKIRSNPYHYKEYLDPVVYRDMITKVVFMGAMSTGKSTITEALAKRFHTSFAPEYGREYWTTHQIDRRIGFEAFNDIAAGHIEREEIAFAQANKYCFVDTNAITTYMYALDYHGKAPDYLAKVAHENYKRYDLFFLCDDDIPYDDTWDRSGEQKRSTFHKQVIADLKERNIPYIILRGSVEERMAIVEDVLNQYKPYSNFYGQKI; from the coding sequence ATGAAGAAAATAGGTCTAACCCTTGGTAAATACGCCCCTTTTCATAAGGGGCATCAATTTGTCATTGATACAGCACTTAAGGAAGTGGACGAACTGATTGTCATCATATATGACACAGACCTCATCCCTATTCCTCTCCAAGTGCGAGCTAAGTGGATTAGATCTTTATACCCTCAAGTAAAAGTAATCGAAGCCTGGGACGGTCCCCCAGAAGTGGAAGATATCAAAGTTGTGGAAAAACAGGAAGAAGAGTATGTATCGAGCTTGATACAAGGCATTAATATTACCCATTTTTACTGTAGTGAATACTATGGAGATCATATGAGTAAGGCCCTGGGAGCTATCGATCGCCGGGTAGACGAAAAGCGTCTACACTGTCCCATATCAGCGACGAAGATCCGCTCCAATCCATATCACTACAAAGAATATTTAGATCCTGTCGTCTATAGGGATATGATAACAAAGGTCGTCTTTATGGGTGCCATGTCCACAGGGAAGTCCACTATCACAGAAGCCTTAGCTAAGAGATTCCACACATCCTTTGCTCCCGAATACGGCAGAGAATACTGGACGACTCATCAGATAGATAGGCGAATCGGTTTTGAAGCCTTTAATGATATAGCCGCAGGACACATAGAAAGAGAAGAAATAGCCTTTGCCCAAGCTAATAAATATTGCTTCGTTGATACCAATGCCATCACCACCTACATGTACGCTCTGGATTATCATGGTAAAGCTCCTGATTACTTAGCAAAAGTAGCCCATGAGAATTACAAACGGTATGACCTATTTTTCTTATGTGATGATGACATTCCCTATGATGACACTTGGGATCGAAGTGGAGAGCAAAAACGTTCTACCTTCCACAAGCAAGTCATTGCTGATCTGAAGGAACGGAATATTCCCTACATTATATTAAGAGGAAGCGTAGAAGAACGTATGGCTATAGTGGAAGATGTATTGAATCAGTACAAACCATATTCAAACTTCTATGGACAGAAGATCTAA